In Aegilops tauschii subsp. strangulata cultivar AL8/78 chromosome 3, Aet v6.0, whole genome shotgun sequence, one genomic interval encodes:
- the LOC109738739 gene encoding uncharacterized protein, producing MRVSWPRWIRCSTPPSRASRSRRRGRCASQSEAELATSSKLPSGIIKPRDAGGISPFLRSTSFLIGLVNKEGGGVGDGGMEKLSSAAAFVEGGVYACDHTCSICLKAFCDSDSSTVTGCKHDLHLQCILEWCQRSSQCPMCWQAINTKDPMSALEKMDMRPQPALA from the exons ATGCGCGTCTCGTGGCCCCGCTGGATCCGGTGCTCAACACCTCCATCTCGTGCGTCACGAAGTCGCCGCCGGGGACGCTGCGCTAGTCAGTCGGAGGCCGAGCTAGCCACGTCCTCTAAGTTACCCTCCGGCATCATCAAGCCAAG GGATGCGGGAGGCATCAGTCCATTCCTGCGGTCGACCTCATTCTTGATTGGATTAGTAAACAAAGAGGGAGGAGGGGTCGGGGATGGAGGGATGGAGAAGCTCTCATCGGCAGCGGCTTTCGTGGAGGGCGGTGTGTACGCCTGCGACCACACCTGCAGCATCTGCCTCAAGGCCTTCTGCGACAGTGACTCCTCCACA GTTACAGGCTGCAAGCATGATTTGCATCTCCAGTGCATCCTTGAGTG GTGCCAGAGAAGCTCCCAGTGTCCCATGTGTTGGCAGGCAATCAACACGAAGGACCCTATGAG TGCTTTGGAGAAGATGGACATGAGGCCCCAGCCTGCACTGGCATAG
- the LOC109738738 gene encoding uncharacterized protein, producing the protein MAFPSISAFRLSSSHRRLLLKFVSPIPRALASIPIPKVFRLRRDHLSPSSLLGQITPRTASLFHSQITDPNLAAPPMEIARDAAASGGRSIRDLPPSKRFKFVGSNLGPMPCPPLPAKKRALPPLPEAAPAAACLPAKKRAYALPLDAVSPACLPAKKRVHVRPPPPEDSAPPPSVPSKKPPLAPVKKHVGVPPLPERVVNATPSVPAKKRVQAPSPPEFAAAPSHVPVKNHVQLPPRPESVLAATPSVPAKKRVQAPSPLEHAAPPPAVPAKKRVHAPSPLGYAAAPVAVPAKPSVLVPSCPEVVAVAPSVQANKRLPWQSPPEDASARAPVCLPANKRVMSQFIPPSASPPLKSDGALVGAVKEACPQGFVESGAATYPRVVNGAEASKDQVFQKSRRTNTAKRASDLHCKKLSDVISGMQFEVQAEELKEFEPASDLHCKKLSEVVGSMQSEVHAEELKKFEQTSDLHCKKLSDVVDGTQSEVQAEVLNKFEQASDLHCKKVSDVVGSMQSEVQAEELKKFEQPSDLPCKKLSDAVNGTQSEVQAEALKKFEKTSDLHCKKLSNVVNGEQSEAQAGVLEKFEQTTDLHGKKLPNVVVDEQCQVQAEALKKPDHAIDPKVAAPAREEEHTKEDEEVAAERRQDALAEEDDDGILCAVCRSTDGDPSDPIVFCDGCDLMVHATCYGNPLAQSIPDGDWFCSLCSGKPPAAAVGKKGKPARPPCRLCPARGGAMKRTTDGAWAHIACALLVPEVFFRDPDGREGIDCSLVPGRRFTRRCYVCESSRGCALECSQPKCDLGFHVSCGLNGGLCIEYREEKGGGVVAGFCREHTKLWEKQQLTGKYKIVSRGQQ; encoded by the exons ATGGCGTTCCCTTCCATTTCCGCATTTCGGCTCTCTTCCTcccaccgccgcctcctcctcaaATTCGTCTCTCCAATTCCTCGCGCGCTCGCCTCGATTCCAATCCCGAAAGTTTTCCGCCTCCGCCGGGATCATTTAAGCCCTTCTTCCCTCCTCGGGCAAATCACCCCGCGCACCGCGAGCCTGTTTCATAGCCAGATCACCGATCCAAATCTCGCCGCCCCGCCCATGGAGATCGCCAGGGACGCCGCCGCGAGCGGTGGCCGCAGCATCCGCGACCTGCCGCCTTCGAAGCGGTTCAAGTTCGTCGGCTCCAACCTCGGGCCGATGCCGTGCCCGCCGCTGCCGGCGAAGAAGCGCGCGCTCCCGCCGCTGCCGGAGGCGGCGCCTGCCGCTGCCTGCCTTCCGGCGAAGAAGCGCGCGTATGCGCTGCCGCTGGATGCCGTCTCGCCAGCGTGTCTTCCGGCCAAGAAGCGCGTCCACGTGCGCCCCCCTCCGCCGGAGGATAgcgctcctcctccctccgtccCGTCCAAGAAGCCTCCCCTCGCTCCGGTGAAGAAGCACGTCGGGGTGCCGCCGCTCCCGGAGCGCGTCGTCAACGCCACTCCATCCGTCCCGGCCAAGAAGCGCGTCCAGGCGCCGTCGCCCCCGGAGTTCGCTGCTGCTCCTTCCCACGTCCCGGTGAAGAACCACGTACAGCTGCCGCCGCGCCCGGAGAGCGTCCTCGCCGCCACTCCATCCGTCCCGGCGAAGAAGCGCGTCCAGGCTCCGTCGCCCCTGGAGCACGCCGCTCCTCCCCCCGCCGTCCCGGCCAAGAAGCGCGTCCATGCGCCGTCGCCCCTGGGATACGCTGCCGCTCCCGTCGCCGTCCCAGCCAAGCCGAGCGTCCTGGTGCCGTCGTGCCCGGaggtcgtcgccgtcgccccctcCGTCCAGGCCAACAAGCGCCTTCCGTGGCAGTCGCCACCGGAGGACGCTTCTGCTCGGGCCCCGGTTTGCCTCCCGGCGAATAAGCGCGTGATGTCGCAGTTCATCCCGCCCTCTGCATCTCCACCATTGAAGTCAGATGGGGCTCTCGTCGGCGCCGTCAAAGAAGCCTGTCCTCAAGGCTTCGTTGAAAGCGGCGCCGCCACCTATCCTAGGGTGGTGAATGGTGCTGAAGCGTCCAAGGACCAAGTGTTCCAGAAATCCCGCAGAACAAACACTGCAAAAAGAGCGAGTGATCTGCACTGCAAGAAGCTCTCCGATGTCATCAGTGGCATGCAATTTGAAGTTCAGGCCGAAGAGCTCAAGGAATTCGAGCCAGCGAGTGATCTGCACTGCAAGAAGCTCTCTGAAGTCGTCGGCAGCATGCAATCTGAAGTTCACGCCGAAGAGCTCAAGAAATTCGAGCAAACTAGTGATCTGCACTGCAAGAAGCTCTCCGATGTCGTCGATGGCACACAATCTGAAGTTCAGGCCGAAGTGCTCAACAAATTCGAGCAAGCGAGTGATCTGCACTGCAAGAAGGTCTCTGATGTCGTCGGTAGCATGCAATCTGAAGTTCAGGCTGAAGAGCTCAAGAAATTCGAGCAACCTAGTGATCTGCCCTGCAAGAAGCTCTCCGATGCCGTCAATGGCACACAATCTGAAGTTCAAGCCGAAGCGCTCAAGAAATTCGAGAAAACGAGTGATCTGCATTGCAAGAAGCTCTCCAATGTCGTCAATGGCGAACAGTCTGAAGCTCAAGCCGGAGTGCTCGAGAAATTCGAGCAAACGACTGATCTGCACGGCAAGAAGCTCCCCAATGTAGTCGTTGACGAACAGTGTCAAGTTCAAGCCGAAGCGCTCAAGAAACCCGACCACGCGATTGATCCTAAAGTGGCAGCACCGGCACGCGAGGAGGAGCACACGAAGGAAGACGAAGAAGTGGCGGCCGAGCGAAGGCAAGACGCTCTCGCGGAAGAAGATGACGACGGCATCCTGTGCGCGGTGTGCCGGAGCACCGACGGCGACCCGTCGGACCCCATCGTGTTCTGCGACGGGTGCGACCTCATGGTGCACGCCACCTGCTACGGCAACCCGCTGGCCCAGTCCATCCCGGACGGCGACTGGTTCTGCTCGCTCTGCTCCGGCAagccccccgccgccgccgtggggAAGAAGGGCAAGCCGGCGCGCCCGCCCTGCCGCCTCTGcccggcgaggggcggcgccaTGAAGCGCACCACGGACGGCGCCTGGGCGCACATCGCGTGCGCGCTGCTGGTGCCGGAGGTGTTCTTCCGGGACCCGGACGGGCGCGAGGGCATCGACTGCTCCCTCGTGCCCGGCCGGCGGTTCACCAGGCGCTGCTACGTCTGCGAGAGCAGCAGGGGCTGCGCGCTCGAGTGCTCCCAGCCCAAGTGCGACCTCGGGTTCCACGTCTCCTGCGGCCTCAACGGCGGCCTCTGCATCGAGTACCGCGAGGAGAAGGGCGGCGGCGTCGTCGCCGGCTTCTGCAGGGAGCACACCAAGCTCTGGGAGAAG CAACAACTGACTGGCAAGTACAAGATTGTTTCTCGAGGGCAGCAGTGA